One Epidermidibacterium keratini DNA segment encodes these proteins:
- a CDS encoding MaoC/PaaZ C-terminal domain-containing protein → MTTPQRPLSATLEEPQLWFEDFEVGQVFELGEIIAEHDEIVDFARRFDPQWYHVDEDAAKASNWGGLIASGWWTGSSMMRVYVDSFLSKTAPDASPGMDNVRWHRAVYAGDRLDVRLTVTDKKDSSRGPHLGTLYLHWEALRGDEVVMSFSGRGWFYKRPADQN, encoded by the coding sequence ATGACGACACCGCAACGCCCGCTGAGCGCGACCCTCGAAGAACCCCAGCTATGGTTCGAAGATTTCGAGGTCGGTCAGGTCTTTGAGCTGGGCGAGATCATTGCCGAGCACGACGAGATCGTCGACTTCGCTCGTCGCTTCGACCCGCAGTGGTACCACGTCGACGAGGACGCGGCTAAGGCCAGCAACTGGGGCGGGCTGATCGCCAGTGGCTGGTGGACCGGCTCGAGCATGATGCGGGTGTACGTCGACAGCTTCCTGTCCAAGACCGCGCCCGATGCGTCGCCGGGGATGGACAATGTGCGCTGGCATCGGGCGGTGTACGCCGGCGACCGGCTCGACGTACGCCTCACCGTGACCGACAAGAAGGACTCCTCGCGCGGCCCGCATCTCGGCACGCTCTACCTCCACTGGGAAGCGCTGCGCGGCGATGAGGTGGTCATGAGCTTCTCCGGGCGCGGCTGGTTCTACAAGCGACCGGCCGACCAGAACTGA
- a CDS encoding AAA family ATPase — MRLHALTLQAIGPYADRQHVDFDALSRDGLFLFTGPTGVGKSTILDAVTFSLYGSLPGARSGLDNRLKSDFADADVRPFVELEFSVGDRRMKLTRSPEYDRPKRRGDGLTRERSSVALEQWTGGEWVGVEGGRKEAVVAEWIEEHLRLGLHQFSQVVVLPQGQFAQFLHCKDSERESLLSSLFQAERYRDVEKWFEERARVAREDASEASHQRDLITAKTIEVAELDPADAPGVASDDWYADLLTRSETVLGERSEIAGQTRADAAAALSALQAAERTCQLIAEYADLTTRADALQEQRPAYELWSAELADARKVEPLRPMLAQRAERAEAVESARTALDEARSRLELRQAGAPTDDLAALKRLNRRLAHTRGGLDAVITAEESLDVLAEAVTEAQGAHDEALSERAERQQARDELPGQLTRAREQQQVFQDRAAVQSAAAKELAALREAREAAVAADELQPALAAATRAHEDAREEANDAKEVWLELAQRHLDGFQAQLAAELVEGQACGVCGSCSHPQPARVAYSVPSAKAVDDAKAHSKVVDTAREAAAHDLERLQAKHAGLRARAGGRELAVLDDLCAEAERALADADEAARQLPELRGLIAEAERALASADDDLRAADRLVAETQTAVRTAHQRLRDAEAEVVRHRGDFESVAEHAAHLDESIVALEEFVSAAGAHVFAVRESEAIAAALATELVDRGLADLAHVEASLRTEQQQAALHKRIGEYDAEQAAVAAQLRDSRFAELPEQAPDLPALRSARDATREAEVSAASGVLAAQSRIVKLTTLREQAAIELAGAEQTAVRAQRIDELAKLMRGMGPNTKGMTLTSYFLAARLDEVAAVASAHLLAMTSGRYELEHTDERQAKRGRGGLGLRVIDNYTGVTRTPQSLSGGETFTASLALALALADVVTAEAGAMSIDSLFIDEGFGSLDADYLDAALNVLDGLREAGRTIGVISHVEEMKHRIPAQLVIERDDRRSRIRAHA, encoded by the coding sequence ATGAGGCTGCACGCACTGACTCTGCAGGCCATCGGACCGTACGCCGACCGCCAGCACGTCGACTTCGACGCGCTGTCGCGTGACGGGTTGTTCCTGTTTACCGGGCCGACGGGCGTCGGCAAGTCGACGATTCTCGATGCGGTCACGTTTTCCTTATATGGCTCGCTTCCTGGTGCTCGCAGCGGACTGGATAACCGGCTCAAGAGCGACTTCGCCGATGCCGATGTGCGGCCGTTCGTTGAGCTGGAGTTCTCCGTCGGCGACCGGCGGATGAAGCTCACCCGCTCTCCGGAATACGACCGGCCCAAGCGGCGCGGTGACGGGCTGACCCGCGAGCGGTCGTCGGTCGCGCTCGAGCAGTGGACCGGTGGCGAGTGGGTCGGAGTCGAAGGCGGCCGCAAGGAAGCGGTCGTCGCGGAGTGGATCGAGGAGCACCTGCGGCTCGGATTGCACCAGTTCAGCCAGGTCGTCGTACTCCCGCAAGGGCAGTTCGCGCAGTTCTTGCACTGCAAGGACTCTGAGCGTGAGTCGCTGCTCAGCTCGCTGTTTCAGGCCGAGCGCTACCGCGACGTCGAGAAGTGGTTTGAAGAGCGTGCTCGGGTGGCGCGTGAGGACGCCTCCGAGGCCAGCCACCAGCGTGACCTCATCACGGCCAAGACGATCGAGGTCGCCGAGCTCGATCCGGCCGACGCGCCGGGCGTGGCCAGTGACGACTGGTACGCCGACCTTCTCACGCGGTCCGAGACGGTGCTGGGCGAGCGCAGCGAGATCGCTGGGCAGACCCGGGCCGACGCGGCGGCAGCGCTGTCGGCGCTGCAGGCGGCCGAGCGCACCTGCCAGCTCATCGCCGAGTACGCCGACCTCACCACCCGCGCCGATGCGCTGCAGGAGCAGCGTCCGGCATACGAGCTCTGGAGCGCTGAGCTCGCTGACGCGCGGAAGGTTGAGCCGCTGCGGCCCATGCTCGCGCAGCGCGCTGAACGCGCCGAGGCCGTGGAGTCGGCCCGAACGGCCCTCGATGAGGCGCGGTCGCGTCTCGAGCTGCGCCAGGCAGGCGCACCGACGGACGATCTGGCGGCGCTTAAGCGGCTGAACCGGCGCCTGGCTCACACCCGCGGCGGTCTGGATGCGGTCATCACGGCCGAGGAGTCACTCGATGTCCTCGCCGAAGCGGTGACCGAGGCGCAGGGCGCGCACGACGAAGCCCTTTCCGAGCGAGCCGAGCGGCAGCAGGCCCGCGACGAGCTGCCCGGTCAGCTCACGCGCGCTCGTGAGCAGCAGCAGGTGTTTCAGGACCGAGCCGCGGTGCAGTCGGCGGCAGCCAAGGAGCTAGCGGCATTGCGAGAGGCCCGCGAGGCTGCGGTCGCGGCGGATGAGCTGCAGCCGGCCCTCGCTGCGGCCACACGAGCGCACGAAGACGCACGCGAAGAAGCCAATGATGCCAAGGAAGTCTGGCTTGAGCTGGCGCAGCGTCATCTCGACGGATTCCAGGCTCAGCTTGCCGCCGAGCTCGTCGAGGGGCAGGCGTGCGGTGTCTGCGGCAGCTGCTCGCATCCACAACCCGCGCGCGTCGCGTACTCCGTGCCGTCTGCCAAGGCCGTTGACGATGCCAAGGCCCACAGCAAGGTCGTCGACACGGCACGCGAGGCTGCGGCGCATGACCTCGAACGGCTGCAGGCCAAGCACGCCGGACTACGAGCTCGCGCCGGCGGCCGCGAGCTCGCTGTGCTCGATGACCTCTGCGCCGAGGCCGAGCGTGCCCTGGCCGACGCGGACGAGGCGGCACGCCAGCTGCCCGAGCTCCGCGGGCTCATCGCCGAGGCAGAGCGCGCCCTGGCCAGCGCCGATGACGACCTGCGTGCCGCCGACCGGTTGGTCGCCGAAACGCAGACCGCCGTACGCACGGCGCACCAGCGCCTTCGCGACGCCGAAGCCGAGGTCGTGCGACACCGGGGCGACTTTGAGTCAGTCGCCGAGCACGCGGCCCACCTCGACGAGTCGATCGTGGCGCTGGAGGAGTTCGTCAGCGCCGCGGGGGCCCACGTGTTCGCAGTGCGCGAGTCCGAGGCCATCGCCGCGGCGCTTGCCACCGAGCTGGTCGATCGGGGGCTCGCCGACCTCGCTCACGTCGAGGCGTCGTTGCGGACCGAGCAGCAGCAGGCGGCGCTGCACAAGCGGATCGGCGAGTACGACGCGGAGCAGGCCGCGGTCGCTGCGCAGCTGCGTGACTCGCGCTTCGCGGAGCTTCCCGAGCAAGCGCCGGATCTGCCTGCGCTGCGTTCGGCGCGCGACGCTACCCGCGAGGCCGAGGTGAGCGCGGCTAGCGGCGTACTCGCCGCGCAGTCGCGGATCGTCAAGCTCACGACGTTGCGCGAGCAGGCAGCGATCGAGCTCGCCGGAGCCGAGCAGACCGCTGTGCGCGCACAGCGCATCGACGAGCTCGCCAAGCTGATGCGCGGCATGGGCCCCAACACCAAGGGCATGACCTTGACGTCGTACTTCCTGGCGGCGCGCCTCGACGAGGTGGCGGCCGTCGCGTCGGCGCATCTGCTGGCGATGACCTCAGGGCGCTACGAGCTCGAGCACACCGACGAACGCCAGGCCAAGCGCGGCCGCGGCGGGTTGGGTTTACGGGTGATCGACAACTACACCGGGGTGACGCGTACGCCGCAGTCGCTGTCCGGCGGCGAGACGTTCACCGCCTCGCTGGCGCTGGCGCTGGCGTTGGCCGACGTGGTGACCGCCGAGGCGGGGGCGATGAGTATCGACTCGCTGTTCATCGACGAAGGTTTCGGCTCGCTGGATGCCGACTATCTCGACGCGGCGCTCAACGTGCTCGACGGGCTGCGCGAGGCCGGGCGCACGATCGGCGTGATCAGCCACGTCGAGGAGATGAAGCACCGGATCCCTGCCCAGCTGGTCATCGAGCGTGACGACCGGCGCTCACGCATCCGCGCGCACGCCTAG
- a CDS encoding biotin--[acetyl-CoA-carboxylase] ligase, which produces MTLDAQVVRRSLAPMWREVQAVDQTGSTNDDLLAEARAGAESGLVRVAELQTAGRGRLDRTWEAPAGTALTFSMLLRPPVPTATWGWLPLLVGLGVHDALVAGGVDAVLKWPNDVQIGPDRRKAAGILAQAAGDAVVVGVGLNVVPHDGLPETGAAIGEQWAASREDVLIGVLNAIAQRYTDWLDQYGDADRSGALAAYRLACVTAGQQVRVTLPGESDALLGVALDLDDQGRLVVRRDDGEQVIVGAGDVVHVRPA; this is translated from the coding sequence ATGACGCTAGATGCCCAGGTAGTACGCCGATCGCTGGCCCCGATGTGGCGCGAGGTTCAGGCCGTCGATCAGACCGGTTCGACCAACGACGACCTGCTCGCCGAGGCGCGAGCCGGCGCCGAGTCGGGGCTGGTGCGGGTCGCTGAGCTGCAGACCGCAGGCCGCGGTCGGCTCGATCGGACCTGGGAGGCTCCCGCCGGGACTGCGCTGACCTTCTCGATGCTGCTGCGTCCGCCGGTGCCGACCGCGACCTGGGGCTGGCTTCCGCTGCTGGTCGGCCTCGGCGTCCACGACGCGCTCGTCGCCGGCGGTGTCGACGCCGTGCTGAAGTGGCCCAACGACGTGCAGATCGGCCCGGACCGCCGCAAGGCCGCAGGGATCCTCGCGCAAGCTGCGGGCGATGCGGTCGTCGTCGGCGTCGGGCTCAACGTCGTACCGCACGACGGGTTGCCCGAGACCGGTGCCGCGATCGGCGAGCAGTGGGCGGCGTCGCGCGAGGACGTGCTGATCGGCGTACTCAACGCGATCGCCCAGCGCTACACCGACTGGCTCGACCAGTACGGCGACGCCGACCGGTCGGGAGCGCTCGCGGCCTATCGGCTGGCGTGCGTCACGGCCGGCCAGCAGGTGCGGGTGACGCTACCCGGTGAGAGCGACGCCCTGCTCGGAGTGGCGCTCGACCTCGACGACCAGGGCCGGCTGGTGGTACGCCGCGACGATGGCGAGCAGGTCATCGTCGGCGCTGGCGACGTGGTGCACGTCCGACCCGCCTGA
- a CDS encoding type II toxin-antitoxin system PemK/MazF family toxin, with the protein MIRGAVYRIDLDQARGHEQRGRRLGLVVSPSDSPLSVITVIPTSTSAQQAIHRPELEIAGQQTRMLVDQVRSIDTDYVIGDPVDYLSADDLAAVELALAHYLGVASIARRR; encoded by the coding sequence GTGATTCGAGGAGCGGTCTACCGAATCGACCTCGACCAGGCACGCGGTCACGAGCAGCGCGGACGACGCTTAGGGCTGGTGGTCTCCCCCTCCGACTCGCCGCTATCGGTTATTACCGTCATCCCCACGTCGACGTCCGCGCAGCAGGCGATTCATCGACCAGAGCTGGAGATCGCCGGGCAGCAGACCCGAATGCTGGTCGACCAGGTTCGCTCGATCGATACCGACTACGTAATCGGCGATCCGGTCGACTACCTCTCCGCCGACGACCTCGCAGCGGTCGAGCTGGCATTGGCTCACTACCTCGGCGTCGCTTCCATCGCCCGTCGGCGCTGA
- a CDS encoding helix-turn-helix domain-containing protein codes for MTTTLEREEVGGLVREWRQRRRLSQQALSERCGVSTRHLSYIETGKSQPSRDMIAHLSQALEVPLRAQRQWYAAAGLAPPATELPLDAPPLRQVNAAIEAILAGHEPYPALVIDGGWDLIAANDAAYSLLAGVSPHLLEPPVNVVRLSLDSDGLASRIVNADQWRAGILGRISHEYAASADPRLGRLLADFGEPTPAPTGPPDIVLTLSLRVGEHVLSFLTTTTVFGTPRDVTVAELAIEALYPADDATRAFLTG; via the coding sequence ATGACGACCACTCTGGAGCGCGAGGAGGTCGGCGGGCTGGTGCGCGAATGGCGCCAGCGCCGACGGCTGTCGCAGCAGGCGCTGTCCGAACGCTGCGGCGTCTCGACCCGGCACCTGTCCTACATCGAGACCGGCAAGTCCCAGCCCAGCCGTGACATGATCGCGCACCTCTCGCAGGCCCTGGAGGTTCCGTTGCGTGCTCAACGCCAGTGGTACGCCGCCGCGGGCCTCGCTCCGCCGGCGACCGAGCTGCCGCTCGATGCCCCTCCGCTGCGCCAGGTCAACGCCGCGATCGAGGCCATCCTGGCCGGGCATGAGCCCTACCCGGCGCTCGTCATCGACGGCGGCTGGGATCTCATCGCGGCCAACGACGCGGCGTACTCCCTGCTCGCGGGTGTCTCACCGCACCTACTCGAGCCACCGGTCAACGTCGTACGCCTCTCCCTCGACTCGGACGGTCTCGCGAGCCGCATCGTCAACGCTGACCAGTGGCGTGCGGGCATCCTCGGGCGGATCAGCCACGAGTACGCCGCCTCCGCCGACCCACGGTTGGGCCGGCTGTTGGCCGACTTTGGCGAGCCGACGCCCGCGCCGACTGGCCCACCGGACATCGTGCTCACCCTCTCGCTGCGTGTGGGCGAGCACGTGCTGTCGTTCTTGACCACGACGACCGTCTTCGGCACGCCCCGCGACGTGACGGTCGCCGAGCTTGCCATCGAGGCGCTCTACCCGGCCGACGACGCCACCCGCGCCTTCCTCACCGGCTGA
- a CDS encoding PH domain-containing protein — translation MGFPENILSRDEKVIRKLNPHWMTVLVPALLGLVIVALAVVIVLLTPEESPWPTIDWVVIAIAIVLFLAFVLVPFLRWRTTHYVITTNRVVVRRGILSKSGKDIALSKITDVSFHQSLWDRMLRSGSLTIESAGDGVNEEFKNIPRSNEIQQLINRLVEDDVDRRGVGSADARQHMADVRREGQHPGADDEPAGSTAYSSQPGDHTPPPAEGRWETWDNSGAHPGGGPAPSQDWETPPQR, via the coding sequence GTGGGATTCCCGGAAAACATCCTGTCTCGTGATGAGAAGGTCATTCGCAAGCTGAACCCGCACTGGATGACCGTGCTTGTCCCCGCGCTGCTTGGCCTGGTGATCGTCGCGCTCGCCGTCGTGATCGTCTTGCTGACGCCCGAAGAGTCGCCATGGCCGACGATCGACTGGGTCGTGATCGCCATCGCGATCGTGCTGTTTCTCGCGTTCGTGCTCGTGCCGTTCCTGCGGTGGCGCACCACGCACTACGTCATCACGACTAACCGGGTCGTCGTCCGCCGCGGCATCCTGTCCAAGAGCGGCAAGGACATCGCGCTGTCGAAGATCACCGACGTCTCCTTCCACCAGTCGCTGTGGGACCGGATGCTGCGCTCTGGATCGCTGACGATCGAATCCGCCGGCGACGGGGTCAACGAGGAGTTCAAAAACATCCCGCGCAGCAACGAGATTCAGCAGCTCATCAACCGTCTCGTCGAGGACGATGTCGACCGGCGGGGCGTGGGAAGCGCCGACGCACGCCAGCACATGGCCGACGTACGCCGCGAAGGCCAGCACCCCGGCGCCGATGACGAGCCGGCCGGGAGTACGGCGTACTCGTCGCAGCCCGGTGACCACACGCCGCCGCCGGCCGAGGGCCGGTGGGAGACGTGGGACAACAGCGGTGCGCACCCCGGCGGCGGACCTGCCCCGTCGCAGGACTGGGAAACGCCACCGCAGCGCTAG
- the nhaA gene encoding Na+/H+ antiporter NhaA, which translates to MANAKPDWLTGFTDRLRSESGSALLLLGVAIFALIWANSPWAESYVHLWELPASIEIGSFGLDLTLHEWVNDGLMVLFFFLIGLEVRQEFAVGSLRDRRRALVPLIAGLVGVVVPALIYLAIAGREAASGWGVVVGTDTAFLLGALALLGPAMSNQLRVFLLTLTVVDDFLAVAIIGTVYTEDLQIVPLIIAIACLVVLALLGRARVWRTGPYVLVVAVLWLATIRSGVHPSLAGMAAGLLVPAPATERSHVETARDRFRDFWQSPQAAGARSVRRGLAQSISINERLHDALRGPVSLLVVPIFALANAGVDLRGGGLGDSIGSAVTWGVVAGLVVGKFVGISLGTFAAIRLGLGRLPEGVGRGSVLGGAALSGIGFTMSLLIIGLGLDGRAADEATIGVLIALVLATGLGALIFRLARERWGETTADLPTVLDPPVNTELDHIHGSNSAPYTVVEYLDFECPFCARATGMWRDLKDHFGDDIRYVVRHLPLEDVHPHSFRAAIAAEAAARQGKFWQMHDILFANQLRLEAENLREYAADIGLDLERFDADIADEELADWVRLNQESAHRSGARGTPTFFLNGVRHRGPHDARTLTASLENCEPDPAGRRRS; encoded by the coding sequence ATGGCCAACGCGAAGCCGGACTGGCTGACTGGCTTCACCGATCGGCTGCGGTCGGAATCCGGCAGCGCGCTACTGTTGCTCGGGGTCGCGATCTTCGCCCTGATCTGGGCCAACTCGCCGTGGGCCGAGAGCTATGTGCATCTGTGGGAGCTGCCGGCGTCCATCGAGATCGGCAGCTTCGGGCTGGACCTGACCCTGCACGAATGGGTCAACGACGGCCTGATGGTGCTCTTCTTCTTTCTCATCGGCCTTGAGGTGCGTCAGGAGTTCGCGGTCGGATCGCTGCGTGATCGACGCCGCGCGCTCGTCCCGCTCATCGCCGGTCTCGTCGGTGTCGTCGTTCCCGCGCTGATCTACCTCGCGATCGCCGGTCGCGAGGCGGCCTCCGGCTGGGGCGTCGTCGTCGGCACCGACACCGCGTTCCTGCTGGGTGCCCTCGCGCTGCTGGGCCCGGCGATGTCCAACCAGCTGCGGGTCTTCCTGCTCACACTCACCGTCGTCGACGACTTCCTCGCGGTCGCCATCATCGGCACCGTCTACACCGAAGACCTGCAGATCGTTCCGCTGATCATCGCGATCGCGTGTCTGGTCGTACTCGCCCTACTCGGGCGCGCGCGAGTCTGGCGCACCGGGCCCTACGTGCTCGTCGTCGCCGTGCTGTGGCTAGCGACCATCCGCAGCGGCGTACACCCCTCGCTGGCCGGCATGGCCGCCGGGCTGCTCGTGCCGGCACCGGCCACCGAGCGCTCGCACGTGGAGACCGCACGCGACCGGTTCCGCGACTTCTGGCAGTCGCCGCAGGCCGCCGGCGCCCGCTCGGTACGGCGCGGGCTCGCCCAGTCGATCTCGATCAACGAACGGCTGCACGATGCTTTGCGTGGACCGGTCTCGCTGCTCGTCGTGCCGATCTTCGCGTTGGCCAACGCCGGAGTCGACCTGCGCGGCGGCGGGTTAGGCGATTCGATCGGCTCGGCCGTCACCTGGGGCGTCGTCGCCGGTCTTGTCGTCGGCAAGTTCGTCGGCATCTCGCTCGGCACGTTCGCCGCGATCCGGCTCGGGCTCGGCAGGCTGCCCGAAGGCGTCGGCCGGGGCAGCGTGCTCGGCGGGGCGGCCCTGTCTGGCATCGGATTTACGATGTCGCTGCTGATCATCGGTCTCGGACTCGACGGCCGCGCAGCCGACGAGGCGACGATCGGCGTACTCATCGCGCTCGTGCTCGCCACAGGCCTCGGCGCGCTGATCTTCCGGCTTGCCCGAGAGCGGTGGGGCGAGACGACCGCCGACCTGCCGACCGTGCTCGACCCGCCGGTCAACACCGAGCTCGACCACATCCACGGCAGCAACAGCGCGCCGTACACCGTCGTGGAATACCTCGACTTCGAGTGCCCGTTTTGCGCTCGCGCGACCGGTATGTGGCGCGATCTGAAGGATCACTTCGGAGACGACATCCGCTACGTCGTACGCCATCTGCCGCTGGAAGATGTGCACCCGCACTCGTTCCGGGCCGCGATCGCCGCCGAGGCAGCCGCGAGGCAGGGCAAGTTCTGGCAGATGCACGACATCCTGTTCGCCAACCAGCTGCGGCTTGAGGCCGAGAACCTGCGCGAGTACGCCGCCGACATCGGGCTGGACCTGGAGCGCTTCGATGCCGATATCGCCGACGAGGAGCTCGCCGACTGGGTGCGCCTTAACCAGGAAAGTGCGCATCGCTCGGGCGCGCGGGGTACGCCGACCTTCTTCCTGAACGGCGTCCGTCACCGTGGTCCGCACGACGCACGCACCCTGACCGCGTCGCTGGAGAACTGCGAGCCCGACCCGGCCGGACGCCGCAGGTCATAA
- a CDS encoding exonuclease SbcCD subunit D: MRILHTSDWHVGRRFNEADVLGDLGLVLDRLEEQIGEYAVDVVVVSGDLFDRAAPPAEAVRFLSERLQRLREAGPRIVLISGNHDGASRLGYGAWAAAAGGLHIITDAEQIGVPVVIDDEHGPVHFYGIPFLDPKIDRSRFAEVPDAYAELTSHERILDAAMDRVRASLATHDYPRSVVLAHCFAINAARGSVRAEDDQLGDLVTDSMRSIASGGVEVTPAVVFEPATYVALGHLHSRQRLAEHIRYPGAPLAYSFSDRGPRGSWLVELDADGLGAVQWLELPVPREMATITGTLEQLLSDPAYDELSEHWISAVLTDPVRQPHAMRRLQERFAYCVALEYRPAESGAAPVRYRDVLAGKRDEQLAAEFVPAVRGGAPASDEELELIGEAFEAIRATEVRA, from the coding sequence ATGCGCATCTTGCACACCTCCGACTGGCACGTCGGCCGTCGCTTCAACGAGGCCGACGTGCTGGGCGACCTCGGTCTCGTGCTTGATCGTCTCGAGGAGCAGATTGGCGAGTACGCCGTCGACGTGGTCGTGGTCAGCGGCGACCTCTTTGACCGCGCCGCGCCGCCGGCCGAGGCCGTCCGGTTCCTGTCCGAGCGGCTGCAACGGCTGCGGGAGGCGGGCCCGAGGATCGTGCTGATCTCCGGCAACCATGACGGCGCGTCGCGGCTCGGCTACGGCGCGTGGGCCGCAGCCGCCGGCGGGCTGCACATCATCACCGACGCCGAGCAGATCGGCGTACCCGTCGTGATCGACGATGAGCACGGGCCCGTGCACTTCTACGGCATCCCGTTCCTGGACCCCAAGATCGACCGGTCGCGGTTTGCCGAGGTGCCCGACGCGTACGCCGAGCTGACCAGCCACGAGCGGATCCTGGACGCCGCGATGGACCGGGTGCGCGCCTCGCTCGCCACGCACGACTACCCGCGCAGCGTCGTTCTCGCGCACTGCTTCGCCATCAACGCAGCGCGCGGTTCGGTGCGCGCCGAAGACGACCAGCTCGGCGACCTGGTCACCGACTCGATGCGCTCCATCGCCAGCGGTGGAGTCGAGGTCACGCCCGCGGTCGTGTTTGAGCCGGCGACCTATGTCGCGCTCGGACACCTGCACTCACGGCAGCGGCTGGCAGAGCACATCCGCTATCCGGGCGCGCCGCTGGCCTACTCCTTCAGCGACCGCGGCCCGCGCGGGAGCTGGCTGGTCGAGCTCGACGCCGATGGGCTCGGCGCGGTGCAGTGGCTGGAGTTGCCGGTGCCGCGCGAGATGGCGACGATCACCGGCACGCTTGAGCAGCTGCTGAGCGACCCGGCGTACGACGAGCTGAGCGAGCACTGGATCAGCGCCGTACTCACCGACCCGGTCCGCCAGCCGCACGCGATGCGCCGGCTGCAGGAGCGCTTTGCCTACTGCGTGGCGCTGGAATACCGGCCGGCCGAGTCTGGTGCCGCGCCGGTGCGCTACCGCGACGTGCTTGCCGGCAAGCGCGACGAGCAGCTGGCCGCCGAGTTCGTGCCTGCCGTGCGCGGAGGGGCCCCGGCCAGCGACGAAGAGCTCGAGCTGATCGGCGAGGCGTTTGAGGCGATCCGGGCCACGGAGGTGCGCGCATGA